A genomic segment from Sorangium aterium encodes:
- a CDS encoding sigma 54-interacting transcriptional regulator, which produces MSTRQLPGSGSVVLGRDEDAGICVPDSSVSRRHAVLHLGPPLRIEDLGSSNGTRVRARHCSAATERLIDVGKGASARGAAVELSPGDVIYLGAARVVLRQKGGERDAGKDVIVEDDAMRAVYELAERVAKGPINILLLGETGAGKEVLAESIHRASPRASRPLLRLSCVALSESLLESELFGHERGAFTGAVRAKPGLLETAEGGTVFLDEIGELPPSIQAKLLRVIEERKVMRVGGLTPIKIDVRFVSATHRDLEAEVSRGAFRQDLYFRLNGVTLVIPPLRERPGEVAALAQLFAERTAKELFPGETSALAVPISPAALAELQRHSWPGNIRELRNVIERAVILANGAPIEPEHLLLSPLADPTRPSHAMPLPVRPPQAPSDASAAAAAAANTNARSVPDVAKSAPDGVDPGPTRLRDAMEAHERERIVQALEQCMGNQTRAAALLGISRRTLVERIRVYGLPRPRKA; this is translated from the coding sequence ATGAGCACCCGACAGCTGCCGGGCTCGGGCAGCGTCGTCCTGGGCAGGGACGAGGACGCCGGCATCTGCGTCCCCGACTCCTCGGTGTCGCGCCGCCACGCGGTGCTGCACCTCGGCCCGCCGCTCCGGATCGAGGACCTCGGCAGCAGCAACGGGACCCGCGTGCGCGCCCGGCACTGCAGCGCGGCGACCGAGCGCCTGATCGACGTCGGCAAGGGCGCGTCCGCGCGGGGCGCTGCGGTCGAGCTCTCGCCCGGCGACGTCATCTACCTGGGCGCCGCGCGCGTCGTCCTCCGCCAGAAGGGCGGCGAGCGGGACGCGGGCAAGGACGTCATCGTCGAGGACGACGCGATGCGCGCCGTCTACGAGCTGGCCGAGCGCGTCGCGAAGGGCCCGATCAACATCCTCCTCCTCGGCGAGACGGGCGCCGGCAAGGAGGTGCTGGCCGAGTCGATCCACAGGGCCTCGCCGCGCGCGAGCCGCCCGCTCCTGCGCCTGAGCTGCGTCGCGCTGTCCGAGTCGCTGCTCGAGAGCGAGCTGTTCGGCCACGAGCGCGGCGCCTTCACCGGCGCCGTCCGGGCGAAGCCGGGGCTGCTCGAGACGGCCGAAGGGGGCACCGTGTTCCTCGACGAGATCGGCGAGCTGCCGCCCTCGATCCAGGCCAAGCTCCTCCGGGTCATCGAGGAGCGAAAGGTGATGCGGGTCGGCGGGCTGACCCCGATCAAGATCGACGTCCGCTTCGTCTCGGCCACGCACCGCGACCTCGAGGCCGAGGTGAGCCGCGGCGCGTTCCGGCAGGACCTGTATTTCCGGCTGAACGGCGTGACCCTCGTCATCCCGCCGCTGCGCGAGCGGCCCGGGGAGGTCGCGGCGCTGGCGCAGCTCTTCGCGGAGCGCACAGCGAAGGAGCTCTTCCCCGGCGAGACGAGCGCCTTGGCCGTTCCGATCTCGCCCGCGGCCCTGGCCGAACTCCAGCGCCACAGCTGGCCAGGCAACATCCGGGAGCTGCGCAACGTGATCGAGCGCGCGGTGATCCTCGCCAACGGGGCGCCCATCGAGCCGGAGCACCTGCTCCTCTCCCCTCTGGCCGATCCCACCCGTCCATCGCATGCCATGCCCCTTCCGGTGCGCCCGCCGCAGGCGCCCTCGGACGCGAGTGCGGCGGCGGCGGCGGCGGCGAATACGAATGCGAGGAGCGTGCCCGACGTCGCGAAGAGCGCGCCGGACGGCGTGGACCCGGGCCCCACGCGGCTGCGCGACGCCATGGAGGCCCACGAGCGCGAGCGCATCGTCCAGGCGCTCGAGCAGTGCATGGGGAACCAGACGCGCGCCGCGGCGCTGCTCGGGATCTCACGGCGCACGCTGGTCGAGCGGATCCGCGTGTACGGGCTGCCGCGGCCGCGCAAAGCCTGA